From Musa acuminata AAA Group cultivar baxijiao chromosome BXJ3-8, Cavendish_Baxijiao_AAA, whole genome shotgun sequence, one genomic window encodes:
- the LOC135644267 gene encoding uncharacterized protein LOC135644267: MKNYGLRLRFPLVQKTSKPAPPRPSLPAFAFGGGDDEDDIEREISRQASKNKSLRKIEEQHKKAMEEDPSVFDYDGVYDEMKGKIARPKVQNRTERKSKYIETLMEKAKQREREHGIVYERKLLKERSKDDHLFADKEKFVTGAYKKKLAEQAKWLDEERLRQIREERDDVTKKSDLSDFYFGLGENVAFGAQSEDATKRKEQKPPGGTSAVPEHGPTEKNAQTDYTRDIEKVDTQAKTSSHTQNNSEQAAELTTSYVTVKGYDDGDKLAAVDQSTERYTRGDDALASARERFLTRKRARQQLESSCFVSI; this comes from the exons ATGAAGAATTACGGACTCCGGCTTCGATTTCCGCTGGtgcagaagacctcgaagccggctcctcctcgcccttcccttcctgccttcgctttcggcggcggcgacgacgaggatgacatcgagagggaaatctcacggcaggcgtccaagaacaagtctctccgGAAG atcgaggagcagcacaaaaaggcaatggaagaggatccctcggtcttcgactacgacggggtttacgacgagatgaaagggaagattgcgcgccccaaggttcagaatcgaacggagagaaag TCAAAGTATATAGAAACACTTATGGAGAAAGCAAAACAACGTGAGCGGGAACATGGAATTGTATATGAGAGGAAGCTGCTGAAAGAGAGGAGCAAGGATGATCACCTTTTTGCAGATAAGGAAAAGTTTGTAACCGGTGCCTACAAGAAAAAGCTAGCAGAACAAGCTAAATGGTTGGACGAAGAGAGGCTGCGCCAAATTCGTGAAGAAAGAGATGAT GTAACCAAGAAGAGTGACTTGAGCGATTTTTACTTTGGGCTCGGTGAGAATGTAGCTTTTGGTGCTCAATCAGAAGATGCCACAAAACGGAAGGAACAAAAGCCACCCGGAGGCACTTCAGCGGTACCTGAACATGGCCCTACTGAGAAGAATGCACAGACAGATTATACTCGGGATATAGAGAAAGTTGATACTCAAGCCAAGACTTCTAGTCATACACAGAACAACTCTGAGCAAGCTGCAGAGTTAACAACATCATATGTAACTGTAAAAGGTTACGATGATGGTGATAAATTGGCAGCTGTGGATCAATCAACTGAACGTTACACGAGAGGTGATGACGCATTGGCTTCAGCAAGAGAGCGTTTTCTAACTCGAAAGAGAGCAAGACAGCAGTTGGAAAGCAGTTGTTTCGTCTCTATTTAG
- the LOC135644268 gene encoding uncharacterized protein LOC135644268, whose protein sequence is MVQAVTPLLQLVSEKVKQSGESSDQEVKEQAAYCALPIWLGKRSCDMVKRHAWSESSVYGTAQCVQALVLLDPNLLSSELVIGRSIHHFLICSARGLKKYGLHLRFSLAQKTSKPAPPRPPPPAFTFDGDDDEDDIEREISRQASKNKSLRKIEEQHKKAMEEDPSVFDYDGVYDEMKGKIARPKVKDRTERKSKYIETLMEKAKQREGEHEIVYERKLLKGRSKDDHLFVDKEKFVIGAYKKKIAEQEKWLDEERLRQIREERDDVTKKSDLSDFYFGLGENVAFGAQSEDTTKRKEKKPPRGTSAVPEHGPTEKNGQTDYTRDTEKDDTQAKTSSNTQNNSEQALELTTSGVTVKDYDDGDKLAAVDQSTERYTRGDDALASARERFSNSKESKTAVGKQLFRLYLTLISRVKIGIL, encoded by the exons ATGGTACAAGCAGTGACTCCATTGCTGCAGCTTGTTTCAgagaaagtgaaacaaagtggggAATCATCTGATCAAGAAGTCAAAGAACAGGCTGCATACTGTGCGCTGCCAATCTGGCTGGGTAAAAGGAGCTGTGACATGGTTAAAAGACATGCATGGTCTGAGAGCTCCGTGTATGGGACAGCGCAATGTGTGCAAGCTTTGGTTTTGTTGGACCCAAATTTGCTG AGCTCGGAGCTCGTCATTGGGAGATCGATCCATCACTTTCTTATTTGTTCTGCAAGAGGGttgaagaagtacggactccatCTTCGATTTTCGCTggcgcagaagacctcgaagccagctcctcctcgccctccccctcctgccttcactttcgacggcgacgacgacgaggatgatatcgagagggaaatctcacggcaggcgtccaagaacaagtctctccgGAAG atcgaggagcaacacaaaaaggcaatggaagaggatccctcggtcttcgactacgacggggtttacgacgagatgaaagggaagattgcgcgccccaaggttaaagatcgaacggagagaaag TCAAAGTATATAGAAACACTTATGGAGAAAGCAAAACAACGTGAGGGGGAACATGAAATTGTATATGAGAGGAAGCTGCTGAAAGGGAGGAGCAAGGATGATCACCTTTTTGTGGATAAGGAAAAGTTTGTAATCGGTGCCTACAAGAAAAAGATAGCAGAACAAGAAAAATGGTTGGACGAAGAGAGGCTGCGCCAAATTCGTGAAGAAAGAGATGAT GTAACCAAGAAGAGTGACTTGAGCGATTTTTACTTTGGGCTCGGTGAGAATGTAGCTTTTGGTGCTCAGTCAGAAGATACCACAAAACGGAAGGAAAAAAAGCCACCCAGAGGCACTTCAGCGGTACCTGAACATGGCCCTACTGAGAAGAATGGACAGACCGATTATACTCGGGATACAGAGAAAGATGATACCCAAGCCAAGACTTCTAGTAATACACAGAACAACTCTGAGCAAGCTTTAGAGTTAACAACATCAGGTGTTACTGTAAAAGATTACGATGATGGTGATAAATTGGCAGCTGTGGATCAATCAACTGAACGTTACACGAGAGGTGATGACGCATTGGCTTCAGCAAGAGAGCGTTTTTCTAACTCGAAAGAGAGCAAGACAGCAGTTGGAAAGCAATTGTTTCGTCTCTATTTAACACTTATATCTAGAGTTAAAATTGGCATTCTCTGA